From a single Tursiops truncatus isolate mTurTru1 chromosome 20, mTurTru1.mat.Y, whole genome shotgun sequence genomic region:
- the AMZ2 gene encoding archaemetzincin-2 isoform X1, translated as MQTVRHSERTLKTALISKNPALVSQYEKLDAGEKRLMDEAFRPDSDLFGPITLHSQSDWITSHPEAPQDFEEFFSDPYRKTPSPQKHSIYIQCIGLLGNTRSISEEYVKWLKGYCEAFFYGLTVKLLEPVPVSATRCSFRINDNTQNLQIHAGQILKFLKKKKPEDAFCVVGITMIDLYPRDSWNFVFGQASLTDGVGIFSFARYGSDFYSSHYEGKLKKLQKKSSSDYSVFDNYYVPEVTSVLLLRSCKTLTHEIGHIFGLRHCQWLACLMQGSNHLEEADQRPLDLCPICLRKLQSAVGFHLKDRYKVNLFFKALVRWVDAESTDTPTVTPKHSREDPLSLPKPVEAFKEWKEWITKCLAVLQK; from the exons ATGCAAACAGTACGGCACTCTGAGCGCACACTAAAGACAGCTCTCATCTCAAAGAACCCAGCGCTTGTGTCACAGTATGAGAAGTTAGATGCTGGGGAAAAGCGTCTGATGGACGAAGCCTTCCGGCCAGACAGTGATCTCTTTGGACCCATTACTTTGCATTCGCAGTCAGACTGGATAACCTCCCATCCTGAGGCTCCCCAAGACTTTGAAGAGTTTTTCAGTGATCCTTACAGAAAGACACCTTCTCCACAGAAGCACAGTATTTATATACAGTGCATTG GATTGCTAGGAAACACCAGAAGTATCAGTGAAGAATATGTGAAATGGCTCAAGGGCTACTGTGAAGCATTTTTCTATGGCTTGACAGTAAAACTCCTAGAACCAGTTCCTGTCTCTGCAACGAGGTGCTCCTTTAGAATCAATGATAACACGCAGAACCTACAGATTCATGCAG ggCAGATCCTGAagttcttaaaaaagaagaaacctgAAGATGCTTTTTGTGTTGTGGGAATAACGATGATCGATCTTTACCCAAGAGACTCCTGGAATTTTGTCTTTGGACAGGCCTCTTTGACAGATG GTGTGGGGATATTCAGCTTTGCCAGGTACGGCAGTGATTTTTATAGCTCCCACTACGAAGGCAAACtgaagaagctgcagaagaagTCTTCAAGTGACTACTCGGTTTTTGATAATTATTACGTTCCTGAAGTGACTAGTGTTTTGCTGCTTCGGTCCTGTAAG ACTTTAACCCATGAGATTGGACATATCTTTGGACTTCGGCACTGCCAGTGGCTCGCATGCCTGATGCAAGGCTCCAACCACTTGGAAGAAGCTGACCAGCGTCCCCTCGACCTTTGCCCCATCTGTTTACGCAAGTTGCAGAGTGCTGTCGGCTTCCACCTTAAAGACAGATACAAA GTGAATCTGTTTTTCAAGGCGCTGGTGAGGTGGGTTGATGCTGAGTCCACTGACACACCTACAGTTACTCCAAAACATAGTCGTGAGGATCCTCTGAGTTTGCCAAAACCTGTGGAAGCCTTTAAAGAATGGAAAGAGTGGATAACAAAATGCCTTGCTGTTCTCCAGAAATAA
- the AMZ2 gene encoding archaemetzincin-2 isoform X2, with the protein MQTVRHSERTLKTALISKNPALVSQYEKLDAGEKRLMDEAFRPDSDLFGPITLHSQSDWITSHPEAPQDFEEFFSDPYRKTPSPQKHSIYIQCIGLLGNTRSISEEYVKWLKGYCEAFFYGLTVKLLEPVPVSATRCSFRINDNTQNLQIHAGQILKFLKKKKPEDAFCVVGITMIDLYPRDSWNFVFGQASLTDGVGIFSFARYGSDFYSSHYEGKLKKLQKKSSSDYSVFDNYYVPEVTSVLLLRSCKTLTHEIGHIFGLRHCQWLACLMQGSNHLEEADQRPLDLCPICLRKLQSAVGFHLKDRYKALVRWVDAESTDTPTVTPKHSREDPLSLPKPVEAFKEWKEWITKCLAVLQK; encoded by the exons ATGCAAACAGTACGGCACTCTGAGCGCACACTAAAGACAGCTCTCATCTCAAAGAACCCAGCGCTTGTGTCACAGTATGAGAAGTTAGATGCTGGGGAAAAGCGTCTGATGGACGAAGCCTTCCGGCCAGACAGTGATCTCTTTGGACCCATTACTTTGCATTCGCAGTCAGACTGGATAACCTCCCATCCTGAGGCTCCCCAAGACTTTGAAGAGTTTTTCAGTGATCCTTACAGAAAGACACCTTCTCCACAGAAGCACAGTATTTATATACAGTGCATTG GATTGCTAGGAAACACCAGAAGTATCAGTGAAGAATATGTGAAATGGCTCAAGGGCTACTGTGAAGCATTTTTCTATGGCTTGACAGTAAAACTCCTAGAACCAGTTCCTGTCTCTGCAACGAGGTGCTCCTTTAGAATCAATGATAACACGCAGAACCTACAGATTCATGCAG ggCAGATCCTGAagttcttaaaaaagaagaaacctgAAGATGCTTTTTGTGTTGTGGGAATAACGATGATCGATCTTTACCCAAGAGACTCCTGGAATTTTGTCTTTGGACAGGCCTCTTTGACAGATG GTGTGGGGATATTCAGCTTTGCCAGGTACGGCAGTGATTTTTATAGCTCCCACTACGAAGGCAAACtgaagaagctgcagaagaagTCTTCAAGTGACTACTCGGTTTTTGATAATTATTACGTTCCTGAAGTGACTAGTGTTTTGCTGCTTCGGTCCTGTAAG ACTTTAACCCATGAGATTGGACATATCTTTGGACTTCGGCACTGCCAGTGGCTCGCATGCCTGATGCAAGGCTCCAACCACTTGGAAGAAGCTGACCAGCGTCCCCTCGACCTTTGCCCCATCTGTTTACGCAAGTTGCAGAGTGCTGTCGGCTTCCACCTTAAAGACAGATACAAA GCGCTGGTGAGGTGGGTTGATGCTGAGTCCACTGACACACCTACAGTTACTCCAAAACATAGTCGTGAGGATCCTCTGAGTTTGCCAAAACCTGTGGAAGCCTTTAAAGAATGGAAAGAGTGGATAACAAAATGCCTTGCTGTTCTCCAGAAATAA
- the AMZ2 gene encoding archaemetzincin-2 isoform X5 encodes MIDLYPRDSWNFVFGQASLTDGVGIFSFARYGSDFYSSHYEGKLKKLQKKSSSDYSVFDNYYVPEVTSVLLLRSCKTLTHEIGHIFGLRHCQWLACLMQGSNHLEEADQRPLDLCPICLRKLQSAVGFHLKDRYKVNLFFKALVRWVDAESTDTPTVTPKHSREDPLSLPKPVEAFKEWKEWITKCLAVLQK; translated from the exons ATGATCGATCTTTACCCAAGAGACTCCTGGAATTTTGTCTTTGGACAGGCCTCTTTGACAGATG GTGTGGGGATATTCAGCTTTGCCAGGTACGGCAGTGATTTTTATAGCTCCCACTACGAAGGCAAACtgaagaagctgcagaagaagTCTTCAAGTGACTACTCGGTTTTTGATAATTATTACGTTCCTGAAGTGACTAGTGTTTTGCTGCTTCGGTCCTGTAAG ACTTTAACCCATGAGATTGGACATATCTTTGGACTTCGGCACTGCCAGTGGCTCGCATGCCTGATGCAAGGCTCCAACCACTTGGAAGAAGCTGACCAGCGTCCCCTCGACCTTTGCCCCATCTGTTTACGCAAGTTGCAGAGTGCTGTCGGCTTCCACCTTAAAGACAGATACAAA GTGAATCTGTTTTTCAAGGCGCTGGTGAGGTGGGTTGATGCTGAGTCCACTGACACACCTACAGTTACTCCAAAACATAGTCGTGAGGATCCTCTGAGTTTGCCAAAACCTGTGGAAGCCTTTAAAGAATGGAAAGAGTGGATAACAAAATGCCTTGCTGTTCTCCAGAAATAA
- the AMZ2 gene encoding archaemetzincin-2 isoform X3, producing MQTVRHSERTLKTALISKNPALVSQYEKLDAGEKRLMDEAFRPDSDLFGPITLHSQSDWITSHPEAPQDFEEFFSDPYRKTPSPQKHSIYIQCIGLLGNTRSISEEYVKWLKGYCEAFFYGLTVKLLEPVPVSATRCSFRINDNTQNLQIHAGVGIFSFARYGSDFYSSHYEGKLKKLQKKSSSDYSVFDNYYVPEVTSVLLLRSCKTLTHEIGHIFGLRHCQWLACLMQGSNHLEEADQRPLDLCPICLRKLQSAVGFHLKDRYKVNLFFKALVRWVDAESTDTPTVTPKHSREDPLSLPKPVEAFKEWKEWITKCLAVLQK from the exons ATGCAAACAGTACGGCACTCTGAGCGCACACTAAAGACAGCTCTCATCTCAAAGAACCCAGCGCTTGTGTCACAGTATGAGAAGTTAGATGCTGGGGAAAAGCGTCTGATGGACGAAGCCTTCCGGCCAGACAGTGATCTCTTTGGACCCATTACTTTGCATTCGCAGTCAGACTGGATAACCTCCCATCCTGAGGCTCCCCAAGACTTTGAAGAGTTTTTCAGTGATCCTTACAGAAAGACACCTTCTCCACAGAAGCACAGTATTTATATACAGTGCATTG GATTGCTAGGAAACACCAGAAGTATCAGTGAAGAATATGTGAAATGGCTCAAGGGCTACTGTGAAGCATTTTTCTATGGCTTGACAGTAAAACTCCTAGAACCAGTTCCTGTCTCTGCAACGAGGTGCTCCTTTAGAATCAATGATAACACGCAGAACCTACAGATTCATGCAG GTGTGGGGATATTCAGCTTTGCCAGGTACGGCAGTGATTTTTATAGCTCCCACTACGAAGGCAAACtgaagaagctgcagaagaagTCTTCAAGTGACTACTCGGTTTTTGATAATTATTACGTTCCTGAAGTGACTAGTGTTTTGCTGCTTCGGTCCTGTAAG ACTTTAACCCATGAGATTGGACATATCTTTGGACTTCGGCACTGCCAGTGGCTCGCATGCCTGATGCAAGGCTCCAACCACTTGGAAGAAGCTGACCAGCGTCCCCTCGACCTTTGCCCCATCTGTTTACGCAAGTTGCAGAGTGCTGTCGGCTTCCACCTTAAAGACAGATACAAA GTGAATCTGTTTTTCAAGGCGCTGGTGAGGTGGGTTGATGCTGAGTCCACTGACACACCTACAGTTACTCCAAAACATAGTCGTGAGGATCCTCTGAGTTTGCCAAAACCTGTGGAAGCCTTTAAAGAATGGAAAGAGTGGATAACAAAATGCCTTGCTGTTCTCCAGAAATAA
- the AMZ2 gene encoding archaemetzincin-2 isoform X4 yields MQTVRHSERTLKTALISKNPALVSQYEKLDAGEKRLMDEAFRPDSDLFGPITLHSQSDWITSHPEAPQDFEEFFSDPYRKTPSPQKHSIYIQCIGLLGNTRSISEEYVKWLKGYCEAFFYGLTVKLLEPVPVSATRCSFRINDNTQNLQIHAGQILKFLKKKKPEDAFCVVGITMIDLYPRDSWNFVFGQASLTDGVGIFSFARYGSDFYSSHYEGKLKKLQKKSSSDYSVFDNYYVPEVTSVLLLRSCKTLTHEIGHIFGLRHCQWLACLMQGSNHLEEADQRPLDLCPICLRKLQSAVGFHLKDRYKVYTYPREIATTI; encoded by the exons ATGCAAACAGTACGGCACTCTGAGCGCACACTAAAGACAGCTCTCATCTCAAAGAACCCAGCGCTTGTGTCACAGTATGAGAAGTTAGATGCTGGGGAAAAGCGTCTGATGGACGAAGCCTTCCGGCCAGACAGTGATCTCTTTGGACCCATTACTTTGCATTCGCAGTCAGACTGGATAACCTCCCATCCTGAGGCTCCCCAAGACTTTGAAGAGTTTTTCAGTGATCCTTACAGAAAGACACCTTCTCCACAGAAGCACAGTATTTATATACAGTGCATTG GATTGCTAGGAAACACCAGAAGTATCAGTGAAGAATATGTGAAATGGCTCAAGGGCTACTGTGAAGCATTTTTCTATGGCTTGACAGTAAAACTCCTAGAACCAGTTCCTGTCTCTGCAACGAGGTGCTCCTTTAGAATCAATGATAACACGCAGAACCTACAGATTCATGCAG ggCAGATCCTGAagttcttaaaaaagaagaaacctgAAGATGCTTTTTGTGTTGTGGGAATAACGATGATCGATCTTTACCCAAGAGACTCCTGGAATTTTGTCTTTGGACAGGCCTCTTTGACAGATG GTGTGGGGATATTCAGCTTTGCCAGGTACGGCAGTGATTTTTATAGCTCCCACTACGAAGGCAAACtgaagaagctgcagaagaagTCTTCAAGTGACTACTCGGTTTTTGATAATTATTACGTTCCTGAAGTGACTAGTGTTTTGCTGCTTCGGTCCTGTAAG ACTTTAACCCATGAGATTGGACATATCTTTGGACTTCGGCACTGCCAGTGGCTCGCATGCCTGATGCAAGGCTCCAACCACTTGGAAGAAGCTGACCAGCGTCCCCTCGACCTTTGCCCCATCTGTTTACGCAAGTTGCAGAGTGCTGTCGGCTTCCACCTTAAAGACAGATACAAA GTGTATACATATCCCCGTGAAATTGCAACCACGATATAA